The Cutaneotrichosporon cavernicola HIS019 DNA, chromosome: 3 region TGTGGACGAAGAATGGGGCGGTGACGAGTGCTGGGGTCAGCCCTGCTTCTCTTCCTACTCACCCTGCGTGAGGTTGTCGAacagcgccggcgcgcggccCTCGTACACAAAGTGGCCGAGGAACTGCCAGAACCAGCCATTGAAAAAGACGGCCAGGCCGAAGGGAAGCGCGCTGGCTTCTGGGCCGAACGCGTACCGCCACGGCAACCACTCGGGCACATGGTTCAcgaggtgggtggcggtgaggtACATCGTCGTCATGATGGGGAGGTAGGTcacgccgacgacctcgttCAGGATGATGTACCAGATCTGGAACACGAGCGCTAGTACCATCGCTCCGTTCGGCCGGAAGGTAAAGATTGACCCAAGGTCAATGTAGGTGAAGCCCGGGAAGTTGAAGaacgcgaggaggatgagcgaggacctggagtcagcttAGAACGAGGCATGTTGAGGCGTCGCGTGGCGGAGCATAACCGCGCAgtgtgaggaggagcagcagcagcaaggCGTAGCCTCGTGAAACCGTCCAGTATTCGATCTCGAGAAGCCTCCACTGCCGTCACATGCCTCAATGTGCGAAGCATCGTGTGGGCTCTGGGCTCGGGGCCCGGACGCCCAGTGGAGATCACTCACCACAGAATCTGGGGGATGAAGATAAAGTGGATGAGCTGGTTGGTCTTGTTCGAGTGGTAGGACATGTAGAACGCGAGCTGGCGTTAGCTTGTGAATGGCTAGCTGTGAATGttggggaagggggggggggaggggaatAGAGAGTCATGAAACGCAGAGATGATGTGCTGGGACAGCTGCGAGTCCAGGagcgagatcgacgacctacctccttctccatcgACTCGCTGGtgccatcgtcgtcgtcgtcgtcgtcgacgtgggCTTGAACGGCCTTGTGCTTTGACACGGTCTCGGCCATTGTAGTGAGTGTGTGAGTGATCAAGTGGCAAGTGGTCAGATATACAGTGCGATTGATGACGGATGGATATGGGTGGGCTGATAGGAAAGGGTTGCATGACGAATGCCGCCAGACCGGTGTGGTCATAGCCGACctctgccccactccaaCTCTCTTCCTACTCAACTGCCGAATTGCTGCAGGGTAATCAATTGCATCTACAGTACTGCTTATCTACACTGCCTAGCGTCCAACAAGCTTCATGTGGAAGTCGCTGTACCGGTTTCCAGCAggcttggcctcctcgatgagTTTGCggatctcggcctcctcctcagcgcTCAAGACGACATTACGCGCGGCAAAGTTCTCATCAACTCGCGAGGACGTCTTGGTGCCGGGGATAGGGATTGCTCCCTGTGCCATAACCCAGGCCAAAGAAAGCTGCGCCGGCGTGCatcccttcttctcggccagGCTTACGAACGCATCAACCAGCTTGAGGTTGGCTGGGAGATGCTCGTTGTCGAAGCGGGGAATAGTCTTTCGGATGTCCCCCTCCTTGAAGTCTGCTGTCGAACGGATCGAACCCGTAAGGACGCCCTTGCCGAGTGGGCTGAAGGCAATGATGGtcacgccgagctcctttGCCGTCGCTATGAGGCCGGACTGCTCGTGGTCTGTGAACCAGGGCGAGTACTCGATCTGGAGCGCGTCAATGTGCGCGACTGAGGTTAGCATAAGCTTGGAATCGAGTGGCTGGCACCCTTCCGAGACGTTCCCACTCTAGACTCACTAGCACACGCCTTACGCAGGGTGTCGGCACCGCACTCGCTCAATCCGATGTACTTGGTCTTGCCCTGGTCTTTGAGCTTCTGGAGCGCGCCGATGCTCTCCTCTAGTGGCGTGGTTGGGTCCATGCGGTGGAGGTAGTACAGGTCGGGATAGgagccgaggcgctcgcgcgtctTCTCAATGTAGCTCGCAATGTGCTCTGCCTTGTTGGTTGGGTTCATTGAGAATTCGGTTCCGGGAGGGGGCTCGATGTCGAAGCCACATTTGCTCGCGATGAAGAGCTTATCACGGCAGTTGTTCTCCTTGATGAACTGGCCCAGGAGCGTCTCGTTGTGCCCCTTGCCGTAGACTACTGCCGTGTCCCAGAACGTGCAGCCGATGTCAAGGGTGTGCTTGAGCGTCTTCATAGAggtcgcctcgtcggcgggaCCGTAGCCTTGGGAGAGGCCCATGGcactgatgtcagctggcgAAGTCGTTGTGGCACTTACCCGAAGCCCGGGACGGGCACCTGGATGTCCTGGAAGGCAAGAGTCTTCGGCATTGTGGTTCAAGTTGAGTGTGCGAGACTAAggtgagagtgagtgaTGCTGTTGAGAGCTGCTGAGAGATAGAGGGGAAGAGCAGCCTGCAGCCCGTCTTTAAGTATCACGCTCTCGGTTCCGTACTCCCATGACATGGTGACATCtctggtggaggtggaggccggAGAATCCCCGCCCAACCTCACCGGTCGCCGGTGACCGGTTCTTTGCTGTAACTACAACCTCGCCGGTGGGTACATTGCGCCTTACAGGACCACCGGCGGCCCAGACTTCGGGCCCGAATACGCACGAGCGCGCATGGGGTGgcacggcggcggtggaggcggcgtCGTGGGCCATTGTGCCAGCGTCATGTCCCGAAACTGCTGGGCGGCAGATGGGCCCCACATGTCTTCAACCGAAGCCAGTGTGCGCAGGCTGGGCGCACTATACGCCGAGTTGCGGGTCATCATACTCTCCCGCTCCTCTGGAACCGGAGACAGAGAGCGGTGTGTATGCGTGAAGACTGTGTCGAATTCAAGCTGGGGAGCTATGGCACCGAatgaggaggtggagctGAAGTGAGCAAGCAAGCACAACGAGAGGTCAAGTGTCCCTTCAGAGCGGACATTGCAAGCGAAGTGGGTTAGAGCCGGAGAGGCGAGGGGGAAGTGGAGGAGCAGGATGTCTGGCAGTGGtggagtggtggaggggggACAAGGTGGAGGACGGTGAGGTCATGGTGGAGGCCGGCAACCTCGGACATCTCGGAAGACATCCCGTCGCCACAAATACAGTCTGCAAGAATCTCCCTCCCGTTAATACCGCTATGAACGCACCTtgcgtcgtcctcgtacTCTTCCTCGTCAGGTGGGCCAACACACACGCCATCACCGACCTCGTGGCGcggtgggagaggaggcggaccGCGCGAATCGGGGCTCCCACTCGACCTGCTAGGCGAGTATGGTGGGAGTGTGCTGATGTGTGTGCCGCTACTCTGTCCGTCGGTCGCGGTGCTATTGACGCTCTTCAAGCTCCCTTTAGCCTTGACCTCGCGAACAGGTACTGGCGCAGGCTCCAGGACGGGGACCGAGCGCTTCTTGCGTTTGTAGATGCGATAggcctggtgtgagtgggCGTGCGTCAGAAATAGGGATCGCAGCGAGAGAGTGGACACGGCGAGGAAGCAGAAAAAGAGGGAGGGTGCAGAGTCACAGAGtgtgtcgccgaggcgaggaCTAGAGGTGTTCGTGAGACGAGCAAGGTCGCACATGTCTGGCGGGCGGAGCTCGATTGCCCCTTTCCCGCCCCTTTCCCGCTCTCAAAGGGTGCCAATGTCGCCAAGCCGACTTACCACGAACACCAGCAGACCAAGAACCACTACGGCGACCGGCACCGCGATGGCAaggatgagggtgagttTGTCCTTTCCCCCAGACTGGGCGGATCTCGATGGGGCAGCATGCCGCTCCGCCGCGCACGCTGGCTGCGATGGGTCACAGCTCGCACAGTTAGGGCAGTTGACTGCGATCGCGCCGTCAAGAGGGACGAGGGGCATGGTGGGCAAGCTTGTGGGCTTGCGGGTTTTCGAGCCTGTGAGAAGgcggggggaaggggaaaGAGGGCGGGAGGGCTCGGCCCTCAAGGGGGTATAGGCCTCTGGCGCAGACGACGAAAGGTAGTAATGTGGCGGAGTCGGAATtgtgagggagaggagtggAGAAGAGGGGAGCGTGTACGGACAACGAACGGTCGAGTGATGAAGGAAGGAGACAGTGACGAGCGGATAATCGCGGACGAGTGGAATTGAATCATCGTTAAGAGGTGGTGCGAGAGCACAGACCCATCCTTTATACTGGCAAGTCCTTGATATCCCTCACGCCCACGCCTTCACTTACCCCGGATTTTTACAATGCAAACGCGTGCTTGTTCACATTCTCCAATACCCATACCTCTATTCAAGGATGCATACTTGTAGGCCCCATGGGCAGGAGCAGGCCCCAGCCAACAACAGTTTGTCCCATGTGGGGTGCGCCACATACCGCTAGCAAGCGCGAAACAATGGTGAACCCTCGAATATGCATGTGAGGGGACACCATGCCAAGGCAACCTCTCAACAGCGGTACTTCTGTTTCTGGGACACATACATACTTACTACGGAAGAGAAGCCTGGATCCGTCGCTGGAATGGAAGACTCAAATATCAACAACGCACAGCTGTGCTAGATGTGCACGCCCGGAATACACAGGGTAAGAGAATTGCCATATCATCGGTCAACAATGCCAAATGCAGATGCACAATGCTACGGTCATGCTACGATGAGATTCTATGGTACTGCGAGGAAAGAACGCGGTGGGTCTCTATTTTGGGATGCTTCTTGCTTGCGTGCTTGGACTACCTGCGCTCATGGAGGAACGTGCACGTCTCGCCTTGCTTGCAATCGCCTATGAGCCAGAACTTGCACGGTCTCGTGCGGTACGGTGCGCCTGGGCGGCCGGCAGCGCCCCACTGTCCCCGCCCGCCCTGAGACGGCCGTGCAGGCTGGGGAATAAAGCCAGGTGCGCGCGACTGGTCCCAGCGGCTTCCCGAGGTCTGGGGCGTGTAGCCCTGTTGCTGTGCGTTGGAGCCTTGCGAGCCGTAGTTTTGggactgggactgggactgggactgGTAGCTCTGACCCTGGTAGCTCGAAGACTGGCCCTGCGGCTGGAAGCTTGAGGACTGGTAGGACGATTGCGTGGGCTGGTAGCCGTAGCCGTGGTTCTGGTTCTGGTTGTAGTCGTAACCATaagaggagggtggggtggCTTGAACCGGCACGGTAGGCGCCGCAGGCGTCAAGTTCgggaggttgagcttgCTCAGGAGGTCGGAAACCGAgttggcggcgatgggCGCGGCGGGTGTTGGAACAGGCGGGGCGTCCGCCGGTGCGGGACTGCCTGGGTAGTGGCGCCGCATGTTCATCTGGATAGTTGTGGCGTCTTGTACAACTGTGCGCACGCTAATATCGTCGGGAGTGATAGGCTCCTGGCCAGGCACGTAAGAGCTCGCGAGAATGGCGCGTTCGCGGGCCTCCTGagcctccgcctcgggAGAAGGCTGCGTGAGACCGATCTCTGGCGCGTCGTACGGCGCTGGTCCCGCCCAGTCCATTGCGACCTCTACTTCGTCGTACACCCGGTGGTGCATGACGTTGCCCTCGGCACGGTTCATGTCCTGCATCGACCGGCCAGCCGCACCTTCTTCCATTCTCCACGGCGCCGGCTCCAGCTcgtgcgccgcctcgacaaACTCGCGGACGGCGACAAGCGGCCGTTCGCCCGCAGGGTTGTAGCCCGGAGCGTTGTCCACCCAACGCACAGTGTGTCCCTTGCGGTTGACCTTTTCCTTCTTCGGCTCAGGACGCAGATCAGGCTTATTGTCCTTCATGGGGGACGGGGACACTGGGCCGTTCTTCAGCCGGCTCATAGTGCTCGCGAGTAGAGAGCCACCCGGCGGGCGCGCTGGGCCGGCCGGAGCGTTGGGCGTCTGTAAGGGTGCTGGACGCTTCTTGATCGCAGGCATACCACGCAGGTTCGGGATCTTCGGCTTCGTGTCCGTCTTTGGCGGGCCAGAGAAGAACGACATACTCGACGGCTTGCCCACGGATGGCTTCACGTCAGGCTTGGCACCTGGTCGGGTAGGTGGCTTGACACCTGGTTTCGCCATAGGCTTCATCGTGGGCTTTACAT contains the following coding sequences:
- a CDS encoding uncharacterized protein (Endoplasmic reticulum protein) codes for the protein MAETVSKHKAVQAHVDDDDDDDGTSESMEKELAFYMSYHSNKTNQLIHFIFIPQILWSSLILLAFFNFPGFTYIDLGSIFTFRPNGAMVLALVFQIWYIILNEVVGVTYLPIMTTMYLTATHLVNHVPEWLPWRYAFGPEASALPFGLAVFFNGWFWQFLGHFVYEGRAPALFDNLTQALVTAPFFVHIEALFFLFNWRPSLHKRIRNLASQRIVAMNKEKREKSKKVQ
- a CDS encoding uncharacterized protein (Aldo/keto reductase family), whose product is MPKTLAFQDIQVPVPGFGAMGLSQGYGPADEATSMKTLKHTLDIGCTFWDTAVVYGKGHNETLLGQFIKENNCRDKLFIASKCGFDIEPPPGTEFSMNPTNKAEHIASYIEKTRERLGSYPDLYYLHRMDPTTPLEESIGALQKLKDQGKTKYIGLSECGADTLRKACAIAHIDALQIEYSPWFTDHEQSGLIATAKELGVTIIAFSPLGKGVLTGSIRSTADFKEGDIRKTIPRFDNEHLPANLKLVDAFVSLAEKKGCTPAQLSLAWVMAQGAIPIPGTKTSSRVDENFAARNVVLSAEEEAEIRKLIEEAKPAGNRYSDFHMKLVGR